The window AGCCGCACTTGATGCCTATCAGAAACAGATGGAATCCGGCATGAAGCATGGCGTGCAACCACCAAAACCGGCACTCATCGACTTGCCTCGCCAAATCCGCGCACTCATTCCAGATGACCCATGGCAAAGCCCGTTACTTGAGCCATTTCGTTCATTTCCCGCCTCCATCCCGCCAGCTGAGGCAGACAAGCTCCGAACACGTGCACTCCGGATCTTTGTGACCCAAGTCAGGCCAGCCTGGCAAAGAATGTTCGACTTTGTCCAAAAAGAGTATCTGCCCAAAGCGCCAATAGACATCGCCTTTTCGCATTTGCCAAATGGCAAGGCTTGGTATCAGGCCCGTGTCCGATGGCACACCACTCTCGATCTTTCGCCAGAAGCCATCCACCAAATCGGCCTTGACGAAGTGGCGCGCATTCGCGCAGAAATGGAGAAAATCAAAACGCAAGTCGGTTTTGACGGGCCACTTGAGGCATTTTTCGATTTTCTCAGAACCAATCCTAAATTCTTCTACAAAAAGGAAGCCGATTTGGTCGCAGGCTATCGCGCCATTTGCCAAAAGATCGATCGCCAACTGCCTCGCCTTTTTGGCCGGCTGCCAAAATTGCCATACGAAATTAAGGTTATCCCAGCCAACGAAGCCAAGGCGCAAACAACTGCCTATTACTCGCCTGGATCAATCAAGCTCAATCGCCCTGGCGTGTATTTTGTCAATACCTATGCGCTGAACACGCGCCCCAAATGGGAAATGACCGCTTTATCGCTCCATGAAGCCGTTCCCGGACATCACTTCCAAATTGC is drawn from Gammaproteobacteria bacterium and contains these coding sequences:
- a CDS encoding DUF885 domain-containing protein; translation: RQQRKSLKALFERYEQTRLWQSKDLDEEARQSANLLRYEMLRRLNLMQFPEQWLPMNQMSGPQREMPAILRDMPRTDRSAYEHILARLSAMPAALDAYQKQMESGMKHGVQPPKPALIDLPRQIRALIPDDPWQSPLLEPFRSFPASIPPAEADKLRTRALRIFVTQVRPAWQRMFDFVQKEYLPKAPIDIAFSHLPNGKAWYQARVRWHTTLDLSPEAIHQIGLDEVARIRAEMEKIKTQVGFDGPLEAFFDFLRTNPKFFYKKEADLVAGYRAICQKIDRQLPRLFGRLPKLPYEIKVIPANEAKAQTTAYYSPGSIKLNRPGVYFVNTYALNTRPKWEMTALSLHEAVPGHHFQIALAEELENLPKFRRYAGYTAFVEGWALYAEQLGYDMGLYQDPYDQFGQLAYDMWRAIRLVVDTGMHSMGWSRQKAIDYFLANAPKTVHDVTVEVDRYLAWPGQALAYKIGQLKILELRQKARAQLGERFDIRAFHDEVLKHGAVPLAVLEANVMRWIADMKSDPNQVKANQANLQ